The following proteins are co-located in the Toxotes jaculatrix isolate fToxJac2 chromosome 9, fToxJac2.pri, whole genome shotgun sequence genome:
- the LOC121187689 gene encoding glutamate receptor ionotropic, kainate 1, whose protein sequence is MAKRKGLLFSLLYFMAEFCLTSQQVLRIGGIFETLENEPISVEELAFKFAVTNINRNRTLMPNTTLTYDIQRINLFDSFEASRRACDQLALGVGAVFGPSHSSSVSAVQSICNALEVPHIQTRWKHPSVDNKDSFYINLYPEYTSISRAVLDIVQFYKWKTVTVVYEDATGLIRLQELIKAPSRYSIKIKIRQLPTGSKDARPLLKEMKKGKEFYVIFDCSYQTSADVLKQILSMGMMTEYYHFFFTTLDLFALDLEPYRYSGVNMTGFRLLNIDSPQVASVVERWAMERLQAPSKAETGMMEGMMTTEAALMYDAVYMVAAASQRTSQITVSSLQCHRHKPWRFGSRFMNMLKDAQWNGLTGQIIINKTDGLRKEFDLDVISLKEDGLEKIGVWNSQTGLNLTENNKDSSTNVTDSMANRTLIVTTILENPYVMYKKSDKPLYGNDRFEGYCLDLLKELSNILGFSYEVKLVSDGKYGAQNDKGEWNGMVRELIDHVADLAVAPLTITYVREKVIDFSKPFMTLGISILYHKPNGTNPGVFSFLNPLSPDIWMYVLLACLGVSCVLFVIARFTPYEWYNPHPCNPDSDVVENNFTLINSVWFGVGALMQQGSELMPKALSTRIVGGIWWFFTLIIISSYTANLAAFLTVERMDSPIDSADDLAKQTKIEYGAVRDGSTMTFFKKSKISTYEKMWAFMSSRKNTALVKNNREGIQRVLTTDYALLMESTSIEYISQRNCNLTQIGGLIDSKGYGVGTPIGSPYRDKVTIAILQLQEEGKLHMMKEKWWRGNGCPEEDSKEASALGVENIGGIFIVLAAGLVLSVFVAIGEFIYKSRKNLDIEEVSVGQCEWHNKY, encoded by the exons ATGGCGAAAAGGAAGGGACTGTTATTCTCACTGCTGTACTTTATGGCAGAGTTTTGCCTCACTTCGCAGCAAGTCCTGAGAATTG GGGGCATCTTTGAGACACTTGAAAATGAGCCCATTAGTGTTGAAGAACTGGCCTTTAAATTTGCTGTAACCAACATAAACAGGAACCGGACTTTAATGCCAAACACCACATTGACCTATGACATCCAGAGAATAAACCTATTTGACAGCTTCGAGGCCTCAAGAAGAG CCTGTGACCAGTTGGCACTGGGTGTTGGGGCTGTATTTGGCCCCTCTCACAGCTCATCTGTCAGTGCGGTCCAGTCTATTTGTAACGCCCTAGAAGTCCCTCACATCCAGACACGCTGGAAACACCCTTCAGTGGACAACAAAGACAGTTTCTACATTAACCTCTACCCTGAATACACCTCCATAAGCCGAGCAGTGTTGGACATAGTGCAGTTCTACAAGTGGAAGACGGTCACCGTGGTCTATGAGGATGCAACTG GACTGATTCGTTTGCAAGAGTTGATCAAAGCTCCATCCAGATACAGCATTAAAATCAAGATCCGCCAGCTGCCAACAGGAAGTAAAGATGCCCGTCCTCTGCTGAAAGAGATGAAGAAGGGGAAGGAGTTCTATGTCATCTTTGACTGCTCTTACCAAACATCAGCTGATGTTCTCAAGCAG ATCTTGTCCATGGGGATGATGACTGAATATTACCACTTCTTCTTCACCACACTG GACCTGTTTGCCCTCGACCTGGAGCCATACCGCTACAGTGGGGTCAACATGACGGGGTTTAGGCTGCTCAACATAGACAGCCCTCAGGTGGCCTCAGTGGTGGAGAGGTGGGCCATGGAACGACTGCAGGCTCCCTCCAAAGCTGAGACTGGAATGATGGAGGGGATGATGACA ACTGAAGCAGCTCTGATGTACGATGCCGTCTACATGGTGGCTGCTGCCTCGCAGCGCACCTCCCAGATCACTGTCAGCTCCCTTCAGTGCCACAGACACAAACCCTGGCGCTTTGGATCACGCTTCATGAACATGCTCAAAGAT GCACAATGGAACGGCTTGACGGGTCAAATAATTATAAACAAGACAGACGGCCTGCGGAAAGAATTTGATTTAGATGTCATCAGCCTAAAGGAGGATGGCTTGGAGAAG ATCGGCGTGTGGAACTCTCAAACAGGCCTTAAtttaactgaaaacaacaagGATTCATCCACAAATGTGACTGACTCAATGGCCAACAGAACTCTTATTGTCACTACTATTCTG gaaaatCCTTATGTCATGTACAAGAAATCTGATAAGCCGCTGTATGGAAATGACCGCTTCGAGGGCTACTGCCTCGACCTGCTTAAAGAGCTCTCCAACATTTTGGGCTTCTCCTATGAGGTAAAGCTGGTGTCAGATGGTAAATATGGAGCTCAGAATGACAAGGGAGAGTGGAACGGCATGGTGCGAGAACTCATTGATCAC GTGGCTGACCTGGCTGTGGCCCCTCTCACCATCACATACGTGAGGGAAAAGGTGATAGATTTCTCCAAGCCCTTCATGACTCTGGGGATCAGCATCCTCTACCACAAGCCCAACGGAACCAATCCAGGAGTGTTCTCTTTCCTCAACCCGCTCTCTCCAGATATCTGGATGTATGTGTTGCTGGCCTGCCTTGGTGTcagctgtgtgctgtttgtcaTTGCCAG GTTTACTCCCTATGAGTGGTACAACCCTCACCCCTGCAACCCAGACTCAGACGTGGTTGAAAACAACTTCACTCTAATAAATAGTGTCTGGTTTGGAGTTGGAGCACTTATGCAGCAAG GATCTGAACTGATGCCTAAGGCCCTCTCTACCAGGATAGTTGGTGGGATATGGTGGTTCTTTACATTGATAATAATCTCCTCATACACTGCCAACTTGGCCGCCTTCCTCACTGTGGAGAGAATGGACTCACCAATTGACTCTGCAGATGACTTAGCCAAGCAAACCAAAATAGAGTACGGAGCTGTAAGAGACGGCTCCACCATGACCTTTTTTAAG AAATCCAAGATCTCAACCTATGAGAAAATGTGGGCATTCatgagcagcaggaaaaacacagcctTGGTGAAGAACAACCGGGAGGGGATTCAGAGGGTCCTCACCACAGACTATGCTCTATTGATGGAGTCGACCAGCATCGAGTACATCAGCCAGCGCAATTGCAACCTCACACAGATCGGAGGCTTGATTGATTCAAAGGGCTATGGTGTGGGAACCCCAATTG GCTCCCCTTACAGAGACAAGGTCACCATCGCCATCTTGCAGCTTCAGGAGGAAGGGAAGCTGCACATGATGAAGGAGAAATGGTGGAGGGGGAATGGCTGCCCAGAGGAGGACAGCAAAGAGGCCAGTGCCCTGGGTGTGGAAAACATAGGGGGAATCTTTATTGTGCTGGCAGCCGGACTAGTCCTCTCAGTTTTTGTAGCAATTGGAGAGTTTATTTACAAATCCAGAAAAAACTTGGATATTGAGGAGGTGAGTGTCGGCCAGTGCGAATGGCACAACAAATATTAA
- the LOC121187693 gene encoding claudin-8-like, whose translation MVQGASELAAVCVGLIGLIGAAAATGMPMWKVTAFIGADIIVMETRWEGLWMNCYRQANIRMQCKVYDSLLFLPPELQAARGLMCSSVALSGLGLLVALAGMRCTSCFQGNEWTKTIILMVAGVMQLMACICVFIPVSWTGHVIITNFYNPLLIDAQKRELGEALYIGWVSGALLFASAMLFVCRHLPSDKGSFDVYHPANLLSYKPAPRKPTLMRYNPISSVPSLQSSAYQPSLLNNGSVGPQLAIPLENIPQVMTNDGAPINPPVVYNPGLPENAPLLYQGSLAHHSSIRSSNHVGSIYTPGNSLYITQNTTPYSLAYTGNRTASYQSSFHPVPHTPIFIGYNASQIEPETHSGSSGGVYI comes from the coding sequence ATGGTTCAAGGTGCTTCAGAGCTTGCCGCAGTGTGTGTCGGCCTGATTGGGCTGATCGGGGCGGCGGCTGCTACGGGGATGCCCATGTGGAAGGTGACAGCTTTCATTGGAGCGGACATTATTGTGATGGAAACCCGCTGGGAGGGCTTGTGGATGAACTGCTACCGACAAGCCAACATCAGGATGCAGTGTAAGGTGTACGACTCGCTGCTGTTCCTGCCCCCAGAGTTACAGGCAGCCAGGGGTCTGATGTGCTCTTCTGTGGCCTTGTCGGGGCTGGGGCTCCTTGTGGCTCTGGCGGGAATGCGGTGTACTTCCTGTTTTCAGGGTAATGAATGGACTAAGACCATCATCCTGATGGTTGCAGGTGTTATGCAGCTGATGgcctgcatttgtgtgttcatCCCTGTGTCGTGGACGGGTCACGTCATCATTACAAATTTTTACAATCCTCTGCTAATTGATGCCCAGAAGAGGGAGCTGGGAGAGGCTCTCTACATCGGTTGGGTGTCTGGCGCCCTCCTTTTTGCCTCAGCCATGTTGTTTGTCTGCCGCCATTTGCCCTCAGACAAAGGCTCATTCGATGTGTACCATCCAGCCAACTTGCTCAGTTACAAGCCAGCACCCAGAAAGCCAACTCTGATGAGGTATAATCCCATCTCAAGTGTTCCAAGCCTCCAATCATCTGCATATCAGCCTTCTCTGCTGAACAATGGCTCTGTTGGGCCACAACTTGCGATACCACTGGAAAATATCCCTCAAGTAATGACAAATGATGGAGCACCAATCAACCCTCCAGTTGTCTATAACCCAGGTCTGCCTGAAAATGCGCCATTGTTATATCAAGGTAGCCTGGCTCACCACTCCTCCATACGGAGTTCTAACCATGTTGGAAGCATCTATACTCCGGGGAACTCCTTGTACATAACCCAAAACACCACGCCATATTCACTGGCCTATACTGGCAATCGCACTGCGTCCTACCAGTCCAGTTTTCATCCGGTTCCACACACTCCTATCTTCATAGGATATAACGCATCACAAATTGAACCAGAGACTCACAGTGGGAGCAGTGGTGGTGTATACATATAA